A segment of the Triticum urartu cultivar G1812 chromosome 1, Tu2.1, whole genome shotgun sequence genome:
CGCGGCTGGACTTTACTGATCATTTCGGCCATGCGGTTGCCACGGGATGAGATCCTGAAAGAAAGAAAACACATAGTAGTTATTAAGCCCATCTCCTTCCTTCACCTCCGTCCCATCTTCCTTCATCAACATCTTAATCCTATTAATCTTCCTTCTAGCCGACGCCCTCCCATACTTTCTGAGCTTCTTTTCTGGTTCCGTTCTGAGTAATTGATTTCTTACTCAATGTCCCCCTTTTTTAGATGTTCAAGGACGGAGTGAGACCATGAGGAGCCGGCTCCGGCAGACACTTCCATTCGGTACGTTCTGAGTAATTGATTTCACTCAAAGGCCCTTCTCTTCTGACTGTCTGGTTCCGTTCTGAGTAATTGATTTCGCTAAGGCCCTTCTCTTCTATCTGGTTTCTTACTTTTTCCCATGCTCCCGAATCATAAGTAGGTTTCGGACGTTATGCCGAATAACCATGACTTTATGTACCGAATAACTGGCTAAGACTTGACGCGCTTCTACACGAACCTCACCATAGAAAATCATGACTTTATGTCGCCGTTGAGATGCAGGGTTACATATCACTGCTAATTTTATACAGTTATAAAAAAGATAGTGTGGGAGAGGGGGGCATTGCCCCCCCACCCCCACAAGCTATGGTATAATCTTTTAAGGGATTTTTGTAAGGGCTCGGATTAAGGAAAGTGTAGTAATTTTGGCATCCTCAAACATGTATATTTTCTCCCTAACTTTGTGTCGGTGGAGGGTGGCGCAGTCGTTCAGCGCATCTCTGATGCGACAGCGGGAAGGGACTCCACCGATCCCTCATCACACGAATGAAATGTTGTCATTTTGGCACTTTTATGGCTCAGATTATGGAAAGTGTTGTCATTTTGGCACTCCCAAACATGTATACTTTCTCTTTTGCACCCCCAAATATGCAGGGTTTCTCGCCGTGGGCTACCTCATCGCCCCGAGGCTCGGAAGGTGTGGAGTCCAATTACGTGCGAACTGAGTCGTAGATGCTTCCCTTCTTGGGTTTGAGAAGTGGAACGAGAGCACCTTGTGCGGCGGCTTAGAGATGGGAGGGAAGAAGGAAGATGGGGGGCGGTGGACACATGCACGTGCTTCTAGACAAACATCACCACGTATGGCATGCAGATAACTATGGGGGAGTGGGAAGAAAGCGAGTGGGGAAAGATGCATGTTGTGAAAATCTTGTGATCCACCCGTCCATTAAAAACTTGCATTCTCAGTTGTTCGTCCACTAAAAAGAAAATCAAAAATCGTATTTCTACGCAGGACTTTTACAAAAAAAATTGTGTATTAGTTTTTCAGGATTGTAAGAGCATCTTCAGCCTAACATGGCAAAATTGTAAGAGCATCTTCAGCCTAACATGGCAAAATTATAAGAGCATATACAACTATGGCCTTTATTCTATCTTCCTTCCTCCTCTGCCCACAACCTTTGCCCACCCACCATCTCCATCACCTTCGGTCTCCTCTTGTGTATAAGTCATCACTGTCCACCATCCCCCTCACCCGAAACATTAGTATTAGATTAGATTAGTGATTGCACCATTGCGCATTGGCTAAACATCTATCAAGGTGGGAACATCTTGTAAGACCAAATGTAAGCCGGGTCAGAAAACTCCAAATCAAACAGACTCTAGTGCTTATTAACATGAGCTCTAAAAGTAACACCACAACTATATATAATTCCCATAAAAAAACACATAGAACTATAATTTACATTAGGAGTACTTCTATCACAATTCACAACGGTTCATGACGTTTTTAGATCCCCCACACATAGAAGACTGATTTACCTAGATTATCATACAAAAAAGTGGTAACATCACTCCAAATGTACTTGTGGGGATCACCACAACTAAGCCAGAAGCTAACCTAGAAGCTACATGGACAGCCGAAGGTTGGATAACATAAGAACTAGTAGAGACTTGATAAAGAGCTGAACTTCATCTCGGACTTAGTTTTCTCACATCTCAAAGAGGCCTTGCCCTCGGTCACTACCACCAGTCGTCAACTCAATCCCCACCATCATCATCGTAGCCACCGTCAAAACCCCCGAAGAGGTCATCACCAATCCCAGCACCGCCTATGTCGTCACCACCCCCTCCGTTGCCATCATTGCCGATCTCATCGCCCTTGCCGTCTTCATCACACAGAAATTCAGCATCGTGCTGGCCTCCATCATCCTCATCTCCGCCCTTGTCCATGGACAAACCAAGGTTCTCCTCCTCATCGTAGTACTCATTCATTGTCTCCGCCGCCTAGACGGACACACATAATGCAAAGTGTTAATTAAGTCGTGGCATTCCACAAAAATGCATAACGGTGGTGGTAGTTAAGTTCGCCGGCGCCTTACCGTGTCAAAGGTGCCATGGTCAGACGAACAGTCGTAGTACTCATTCGTGGGATGCACGTCCTAGATAAAAATTCATAGCGGCTTATTACTAAGTGAAAGAGAATGCTTAATGGTGGTTGGGAAGTTTGCCGGCTTACCATCTCGAAGGTGCTATGGCCAGTGGCAGAGAATGGCTGCGCGCCTCCCCAGCCGCCACCGCCCGCACGACCTGCTACTCCCTTGGCACCTCCTGGGCTGGCCCTGCCCGCGCCCACCGCGCCTTCTCTCGGGCCGGCAGTGACCACGCCTCCCGAGCGCTTAGCGTTGCCGCCGCCGGCGACCTTGGCCTTcccttccccggcggtggccgccTTGGAAGAACGCGTAATGGTTAATGATCGGTAGGTTTGCCAGCTTACCGTCTGGATGGTGCTATGGTCGGTGGCAGAGAACTTCGGCGCGCCTCCCCATCCCCCACCGCCCGCGCCAGCTACTGCCTTCGCGCCTCCTCCCGGTCCGGCCCCGCCAGCGCGTCTACCGTTCCCGCCGCGCATGGCCATGCTCTTCCCGGAGCCGGTGCCGGCGATGGCCGCCTTGTTCACGCCGAGCTTCTTGTGGTAGCCCTTCCCCATGAGCGGAGTACCGCGCCACGCACTCGATCGATCGATCTGCTTCCTTGGAGTCTGCTTTTTTTCGAAAAGGGTTCTCCCAGTCTCTGCATCAGAATGATGCATACGGTCATCTTATTATCAAAACAAAAGATTCCATAAAGGTTCGAAAGTCTCTAACGGGAAAATCTAAAATCTGAAAAAAAAGTTCACATAGAGCCAAAAAAGGCTAGATACACAAACTAACCGAAACGAAGACGCCACAACCGACTGGCTAAAGAGAGATAggtaaactaattgcctatcctattacatgaccgccatccaaaccggttgaaaatatcCCGAGATTCAGTAATCAAATGCTTCCTGGCCTTCATTGAAGTGAGTAGCGACTACAAACAGATCACTGTTGTGGCTCGGAAAATAACCAAATGCTCCTTGAGTCTGCTTGGATCGCTTGGTTTCAAGGCTAGGGGGTGCGAGATCGGCGGAGGGCGTGAATGCGGTTGATTGCGGGGAGAGGAGGAGGTGGAGTCGTGGAGAAGAGAGCTGTGTGTGGAGACGAGACGGTAAACACTATTTACTCACCCACGACCTATATTAAAACGCTGGCGAGAGTTTCTCTATGCGCGCCGCATGCTGCATGCATGGCACGGAGGGGCCATGCGTGGCTTCTCTCTCTGGTGGATGGACACGCGGTGAAATCGTACCGTACCGGCGCATGCATGGACTGATCCACTTTG
Coding sequences within it:
- the LOC125538870 gene encoding PE-PGRS family protein PE_PGRS16-like produces the protein MGKGYHKKLGVNKAAIAGTGSGKSMAMRGGNGRRAGGAGPGGGAKAVAGAGGGGWGGAPKFSATDHSTIQTVSWQTYRSLTITRSSKAATAGEGKAKVAGGGNAKRSGGVVTAGPREGAVGAGRASPGGAKGVAGRAGGGGWGGAQPFSATGHSTFEMDVHPTNEYYDCSSDHGTFDTAAETMNEYYDEEENLGLSMDKGGDEDDGGQHDAEFLCDEDGKGDEIGNDGNGGGGDDIGGAGIGDDLFGGFDGGYDDDGGD